A genomic region of Scyliorhinus canicula chromosome 4, sScyCan1.1, whole genome shotgun sequence contains the following coding sequences:
- the LOC119965341 gene encoding uncharacterized protein LOC119965341, with amino-acid sequence MIQEKKKDVNLKRKSPETILIIPSCKKRKKVVHNLCVFEENNIDSVGMSSGRKKQILSLLKWRKGKKGKTDKAKAVIPDDLDIGSCQPKQMSLLFGRSQSEDSGLDLSNSSCLFQRQVQSDTQENASNHSRHTSSSSGLYSYLSYDSHSALFPRTHSFTALSGGEHQFKAAASSSEEDDDFFGLNEILQMMNAHCSFQKLTEPVEFDFTVADVTKSGAEEEEDRELNSNNWCNEKWKTLEEFDILGSQQAILGFHEQVKRSSLECKDSVPRAATKGMGIGILYRICRMMEKITELERDRLELLRLNDELQNQLSQSQQAKATFLRCCTCGAGAGLNISHTIPQRTTCSRQMATRTNPITEIKSRLFLGPPSEANTGFEQSSSSQQKFIDVPPTFTHISPETLNLGAEDDLQFCVSKL; translated from the exons ATGATTCAGGAGAAGAAAAAGGACGTGAATCTAAAGAGGAAAAGTCCAGAGACTATTTTGATTATCCCAAGCTGTAAGAAAAGGAAGAAAGTGGTCCACAATCTTTGTGTATTTGAAGAGAACAACATCGATTCTGTTGGAATGTCGTCCGGGAGAAAAAAACAAATCCTCTCTTTGCTGAAGTGGAGAAAAG GTAAGAAAGGAAAAACTGATAAAGCGAAAGCCGTGATTCCAGATGATCTAGATATTGGTTCTTGCCAACCTAAGCAAATGTCGTTGTTGTTTGGGAGGAGTCAGTCAGAAGATTCAGGCCTGGATCTATCGAACTCTTCCTGCCTTTTTCAGAGACAAGTGCAATCTGACACACAAGAGAATGCATCCAACCACAGCAGACACACATCATCCAGCTCCGGCCTCTACTCGTACTTATCCTACGACAGTCACTCAGCGCTGTTCCCAAGAACTCACAGTTTtactgctctctcaggtggagaACATCAATTTAAAGCAGCAGCATCTTCATCAGAAGAGGATGATGACTTTTTTGGATTGAATGAGATCTTACAAATGATGAATGCACATTGTAGCTTTCAGAAGTTGACAGAACCAGTGGAGTTTGACTTTACGGTCGCAGATGTTACAAAGAGTGGAGCAGAAGAAGAGGAAGACCGTGAATTAAACTCAAACAACTGGTGCAATGAAAAATGGAAAACCCTAGAGGAATTTGACATTTTGGGAAGTCAGCAAGCAATACTTGGGTTCCATGAACAAGTTAAGAGGAGCAGCCTGGAATGCAAG GATAGTGTGCCTAGAGCTGCTACAAAGGGAATGGGAATTGGAATATTGTACAGAATCTGTCGTATGATGGAGAAGATTACTGAACTGGAGAGAGACCGACTGGAACTCCTGAGGCTAAACGATGAACTCCAGAACCAGCTATCTCAAAGTCAACAGGCAAAG GCCACATTTCTTAGATGCTGTACCTGTGGTGCTGGTGCTGGACTGAATATTTCTCACACTATTCCACAACGAACCACATGTTCCAGACAGATGGCGACAAGGACAAACCCAATAACAGAAATAAAGAGTCGACTGTTCCTTGGGCCACCTTCAG AAGCCAATACAGGATTTGAACAGTCCAGTAGTTCCCAACAGAAATTCATTGATGTTCCTCCGACTTTTACTCACATATCTCCAGAAACTCTAAACCTTGGAGCTGAGGATGATCTACAATTCTGTGTTAGCAAGTTGTGA